Part of the Ignatzschineria larvae DSM 13226 genome, GTAAGATTAAACCGATATTTTTAATGCGATTTTTAATGTGATCATCAAGGTCGGTTAATGCTGCCGCGACAGCGCCTAAAATAGGGGGAAGTTGGAGTGAGCCGGTTATTGTCATTGGGATAATCACAACGCCGCTCATGACGATAAAGATCTTAAGGCAGTAGAAGAAGATATTGTTATAAAATGCGCGAGTCAACGGATAGAGTGAGAGCATTAAAATCCCCTAATAATGAGCCGATGAAGATCTTTAGTTTATCATTATCTGTGTTCAAATGTGAGCTTCTTTCCCGGCATGATATAGTGATCAAGCGGGATATCTCCTTGATAGCGATCACTGATTGTAGCAATAGGTGTAAAGAATCCCACACCGATCTTAACGACCTGTGGGAATTCTTGAAAAAACTGATCATAAAACCCACCACCATAGCCCACACGATAACCCGCTTCATCACAGACTAATAAGGGCGTTAATACCCAGTCAATATGGGATATTTCATCGATTGATGCTGGCGGGTGATGGAGAGCAGGCTCTGGAATCTGCCAACGATTCAAAACTAAATCGGTATCCTTTGTGAAGTGAATATGTTCAAGGCTTTTACCGTGAATACGAGGAATATAGAGTCGATCCCCTCGCGCCCATAAGGTAGCTAATAGTAGTTGTAAATTGACTTCTCCGGCACCTTGCATAGGTAGAAATAGATGAATATTTATCGGCTTTTCCGGCAACATCTTAAGAACTTTCGCGCAAATGAGTGCAGAATATTGATTCTGCATCTCTTCTGACAAGCCTTGGCGCAGCCTCTTATAGTGCGTTCTGAGAGATTTTTTATGATTGTTGATTAAGGTATTTGTCATAATTTGCGTGATTACGATATGGGTTATGGATAATCATAAGATTGATAGCAAAAAGCCAAGCATCAAATCAGACACTTGGCATCTATTACTCTATAACTGGTTCCATCGATAATAGACCAATCAATAATAGTTCAATCATTAGAATGGAATATCATCGTCCATTAATGGATTGTCGAAATCAGACATGCTGTTATTCGCCGTTGCTTGTTGCTTAGGGGGATTAAAGGGTGCTGAACCACCTTGATTTTGTTGTGGTGCTTGCCCTTGATTGCGAGGAGGCGCTTGGTTGTAATGATCTTGCGCCGGCGCTTGGTTCATGTTTTGGTAACCCGCGGAAGGTGCCATCGCATCATTATTGTAGTTGCCGCCACCGCCACTGTTACCACCGAGCATCTGCATTTCGGTCGCATTAATATCGGTTGAATAACGCTCAACACCTTGTTTATCTGTGTATTTACTTGTGCGCAGTGAGCCTTCTACATAAACTTGTGAACCCTTTTTAAGGTATTGACCGGCAATCTCTGCCAATCTTCCGAAAAACACCACACGATGCCATTCAGTGCGTTCTTGTTGTTGTCCTGTATTGCGATCTTTCCAACTTTCACTAGTGGCAATAGAGATAGTCGTAACGGCGCTACCGCTCGCTGTGTAACGAACATCCGGATCATTCCCCAAACGTCCAACAAGAATAACCTTATTAATTCCTCGTGACATATTTAAACCTTTAATTTGTAATAACTTAATCGGAGAGTTATCGATACTATACGCTATTTTGAAAGGGAATTCAGCGATGAATTATGAGTGATGATCATCGAATGATTTCTGCGTATTTCGATAGTTTATATTGTAAATAATAGGGCATTGTGCCGGAAAATGGTAATCAACAATGCAGTTTATTAAGGTTTAACTTCGATAAACTTGATCTGTTGATCATCTAAATGGCGTTTTACTTCTGCTAATGTTTTAGGCGTAAAAGGCCCAATTTGTACTCGGTAAGTGGTTTTACCATTGACCGTTGCTTTTTGAATAGTGGGCTTATAGCCCATTGTTTCTAATTGCGACTTATGAATATTCGCTTCAAAAGTAGAAGAGAAACTCCCTGTTTGCAACTTCTTCTTGATCTCATTGCTAGCAGGCGGAGGGACTGGTTTATCTAATTCAGATTGAGAGAGCAGTTCGAGCGCTAACTCATTTTTAATCTGATTATCGACCGCTTCATAGCCGGATGATTGACTAATAAGCTCAAATTTAGGCTTTGGTGGTGGTTCAATATATTGCATACCACCGCTACTCTCTTCTCCGGCAACCTGTAAGGAACGATTTTCAAGATGTTTATAAAAGGAGAATTCAGATTCAGGAATCTCGATCGCAGAAGGATCAAAAGGCTTATTGCGCTCAGCTTCAAGCGCAGCAAGCCTTTCTAGTCGGGCAACACGTCGAGCTTCTTTTTCGATCGCTTTTTTTTCCAAATGATTGCTAATTAGGTATCCTGCTCCCACAATGACAATACCTAAGAAAAGGAAAAAGATCATTTTCCCTTTGGTAGGTCGGCTAAAAAAGAAGCGAAACACAGCGCGAAGCCACTGCATTTTTGCTCGAGATTTAACTTGTCCGAGTTGCACCATATTTTGAATATCCTTATCGATTCATCAGTAAAATCAGCATCCATGCTTTCATTTACAGTTGCGCAAGAGTGCGCTTCGCTTACATCTTCACCGGCGCAGATAAGCCAAGAAGCGATAATCCATTCGCAAGCACTTGTTTTGCTGCCACTAAGAGGAAGAGTTTCGCCTCTTGCAAGCCTTTTTGCGATTCATCATCCGTAAGAATACGGATTGCATTGCCATCATGATCTTTGGCATTGTAGTAGCTATGTACATCTGATGCTAATTCTTGTAGGTAGTTAGCAATAAGATGCGGCGCACGATGGTTGCCGGCCGTTTTGATGATCTCTTTGAACGCAGTAATGGTCCGCATTAACTTATACTCTTGCGTCATCGTTAAGAGCCCAAGGTTTGCTTTTGCAAGCGCAAGATCAAAACCACTATCACGCTTTTCACGTTCAGCTAAAATAGAGCAGATACGTGCATGCGCATACTGAATATAGTAGACAGGGTTATCGCTGGATTGTGAAAGCGCTAAATCGATATCAAACTGTAATTGAGAATCAGGGTTACGCGCCGCTAGGAAGTAACGGGTTGCATCTTTACCTACTTCATCAATGAGATCACGAAGGGTAACATAAGAGCCGGCACGTTTAGAGATTTTCACCTCCTGCCCATCTTTGAGCACCATCACCATTTGATGCAGGATATATTCAGGCCATCCTTGCGGAATACCGATATCAAGTGCTTGTAAACCGGCGCGAACACGAGAGATCGTGCCATGATGATCCGCACCTTGCTCATTAATCACAAATTGAAAGCCTCGTTGCCATTTCTTCTCATGGTAAGCCACGTCCGGCACAAAGTAGGTATAGCCACCCTCTTTTTTGCGCATCACACGGTCTTTATCATCACCGTAATCTGTGGTTTTTAACCAAAGCGCCCCATCTTGTTCGTAAGTGACACCTTTTTCAATGAGTCGATTGACGACTTTATCGACTGCGCCATCTCTATAGAGCGAAGATTCAAGATAGTAGACATCAAAGTTGATATCAAACGCTTTAAGATCTAAGTCTTGTTCCCTGCGCAGATAAGCCACTGCAAAATTACGAATATCAGTGAGATCTTCAGGGTTACCAGAAGCGGTCACTTCCCGATCATCAGCAACAACACTCTCTTTCGCAAGGTAGCTTTTAGCGATTTCAATAATATACTCACCACGATAACCGTCAGCAGGCCAAGCCGCATCATCCGGTGTGATGCCATCGATACGCGCTTTTACAGACGCAGCTAAATTATCAATCTGCGCACCGGCATCGTTGTAGTAGAACTCACGGGTAACATCATAGCCGTTGGCTTCTAAAAGACGTGCAATTGAATCGCCTACTGCAGCACCACGGCCATGACCAACATGAAGAGGACCGGTAGGATTTGCTGAGACAAATTCGATCTGCACTTTTTCATGATTGCCATGATTATTCGTTCCGTAACGCTCTTCTTCTACAAGGACTTCATTGAGTGCAGTATGGTAAATATCAGGCTTGAAGGTGAAATTTAAAAATCCAGGACCTGCAATCTCAATTTTGGCAATTTCAGGTTGCTCACCGATCGCTGCAATCAGTTTTTCGGCAATAGCTCTAGGATTAGACTTGAGTTGCTTTGCCGTCATCATTGCGATATTGCTGGCAAAATCCCCATGGCTTAAATCACGAGTCCGTTCCACGCTTTTAAGTACGAGTGCAGGATCAATTTCGATTTGATATTCAGCAGAAAGGGTCGAAAGCGCCTCGGTGAGGAGGCGGATAGGAATCTGTTTCATGCGATACTCCTACTGATTGAATTTATTGAGTAGTGATTGCATTTTTTCATCGAGTGAACGAGGCTCACTAGTTTGGTGCATATCAGATTGTCTCTTCTGCGCTGTATCTGATTTTGGTATACCCGGTTTCGTGGCTCTTGGTTTACGAGGGCCTTTAGGGGCAGGTTTTCGCTTTTCTGCACGTTTTTTGGCTCTTTCAGGATTCTTTTTCTCTAAATAAGCTTGGATCTTATTCACATTCTCTTGCGCTAGTGCACGATGAGTATCATCGATAATTTCAGCTTCAGTACCATCTAAATTAGTACGGTGGCTCGCGTGAAGCACCGCTTGTTGGTAACGAAGTTGCTTAGTATACCAGGCAAGGGCTGATCTTAAGTTTACAGCACTAAATCCCCACTCTGTAACAATTGGAATAAGTTGTTTATGAATACCAATCGCGAGCGCAACCGGGCGACCATCTTTCGGTTGAGGAAAGATAGTAGGGTAAGCTTCAGCAAGTTTTTTAAGGAGTTCTTGGGATACGACTATGCGCTTCTGACGAGCTTCTTGTGCTGAGATTGGCGCCTCTTCGGGCGTAGGAGTTACTGTTGTTTGTGTTGTAATTTCGTTTGACATTATTTTCCAAAACCTAGATATAATAAAATTTCGCTGATGCAATTTTATTATATCTTAGCGCTAAATGCATTAAGGTGGTAAAATTCTTCTGTAAACCCTATCTTTTAGAGTATATTATTTGCAATAAATACTCTAAATAACTCAATGAATTTTGTGAGAAGTCATCATTTATGAATATACGTACAATTACTCTATTAGTATCTCTGTTGTTGTTTTCTCCTATGGCAACAGCACGCATTGGCACAGTGGATGGGATTGCCTTTGTTGTAAATAATGGCGTCATCACGCTCTCTGAATGGGAGCGAGAGTTAGGTTTAGCGAAGCAAGAGATGAACTATTTGCCTCCTGGTCAAAGATTAACAGGTGATGAATTAGAAGATTATGTTGCGAGAGTGATGATTACTTCTAAATTCCAAGATATCTTTGCTAAACAGAGTGGTATTTATGTGCAAGATCGAGAGGTTGATAATGCAATTCAGGATATTGCAGCGCGTAATGGCACTGATGTAGAAACTTTACGAGAGTATATCATCTATCAAGGAATGGATTTTAATCAATATCGAGAAAGTATTCGTGGGCAGATGTTAGCTGCACGCTTACAAAATGAGATTGTGCAAAGTTTGAATTTTACTGAAAATGAGATTGATCTTTTCATGAAAACCGCGGATTTCAAAAAGATCAAAGATCAGCTTGCAAAAGCCAATGCACCACAGAATAAAGCGCGTCATATTCTGATAGCGGTGAATAAAGATAAATCAGAAGAGCGTGCGCTTCAGGAAGCGAATCGCCTACGGGATCGAATTTTAGCCGGTGAGATTAGTTTTGAAGATGTAGCACGTGCAAATTCGCAAGATCCTGTTTCTGCAGCTGATGAGGGTAGTTTAGGTTGGGTTGGGCAAGGTCAACTTATGCCAGAATTTGAGAAAGTAATGGTAGCACTGCCTATTGGTGAGATTAGTAAACCTGTGCGTACACCTTATGGTTATCATTTGATTCGAGTCGATGAACGCCGTACCGGTTTCCAAGATAATGAAGCGATGCGCAACGTTGCAAAAGAGTTCTACTTTAGAAAGAAAGCAGCAGCAAAATATGATGAATGGCTTAACCGCATGTTATCGGATGTCTATGTGGAAAAGCGTGTGGATACTAAGAAATAGCCTTTTAATCGCGCAATGTCATTACCTAGAATGATTTTATAATCATCGTTAATATAGCTTAAGACAAAATAGAAGCCTCGAGTTTGATATAATCATCTAAACTCGAGGCTTTTTATTAATGGCCTGTTCTAAATTTGTCGATTCCACGTCCTTTACCTGTTATTAAGAGAGTCATTTATGCATAAATCTCCACAACCGCATCGGGCCCGTAAACGCTTTGGGCAAAACTTCTTGGTCGATGAGAGTATTATTTTCCAAATTATTCAGAGTATTATGCCAATGCCGGGAGATCATCTTGTTGAGATTGGGCCGGGCTTAGGGGCAATGACGCGCCCGCTCTTGCAAGCAGCGAAAAAGATGACGGTGATAGAGTTAGATCGAGATCTGATTGAATATCTCCGTTCACTTGATGGTTTAACGGTGATTAATGAAGATGTACTGCAGGTCGATTTGACAAAATTAGCGCCTAAAGGTGAGAAGCTTCGAGTGGTGGGAAATCTACCTTATAACATCTCAACGCCGATTATCTTCCATCTTCTATCGAATGTTGCCTTGATTAGCGATATGCATTTTATGCTTCAAAAAGAGGTGATTGAGCGTATGGCGGCAATGCCTGGCGATAGTGCTTTTAGTCGACTTTCCATTATGGTGCAACGTTATTGTGAAGTGGTTCCTCTTCTTGAGATCCCTCCTCAATCCTTTGACCCAGCGCCAAAAGTGATGAGTCAATTTGTGCGTTTAATTCCTTATGAGGGGAATCCTTACGGAATTGAGAGTGATGATGATTTCTTTGAGATTGTGAAAGCCGCTTTTTCGATGAAACGTAAAATGCTGCGTAATAATTTAAAAGGGTTGTTAACTGAGGCAGAGATTGAAGCTTTAGGTATCGCTCCGACCATTCGAGCGGAGAATTTGGCGATTGAGGATTTTGTCAAACTCAGTAATTATTTCTCAAATCGTAAATAATTAGAGGTTTAGAATTGTTTTGATATTATTTGAAAGTGTTTTGAAAGCGCTCTGAAGAGCGGTAGATAGAGATCAATCAATGCGCTTTCTTGCTAGGGATAATGTTGGAATAATGCGATAATAGCGAAACTGTAATGCACTTAATTAAGAGCCTATTTTATCTCTGATTTTACAAAATAGCTCAATGAAATAGCGAGAGACCACGTATGAAAGATGATATTTATGCAGTGATTGATTTAGGATCAAATAGTTTTCACATGGCGGTAATGCAGGAAGATAATGGTCGGATTTTAGTGGTCGATCGGATTAAGGAGATGGTGCAGTTAGGTTATGGCTTACTTGATGGTGGCGGTTTAGATCCTGTTGTGCGCGAGCGGGCGCTTCATTGCCTTCGCAAATTTCGTGAGCGTTTAGTCACCATTGCACCGAGTAATCGCCGGGCAGTAGGGACCTTAACACTTCGTAAGCTGAAAGATCCTAGTTTTATCCGTGAAGCAGAGCAAGCGCTAGGGATGCCGATTGATATTATTTCAGGACGAGAAGAAGCGCGATTGATCTATTTGGGCGTTTCACAATATATTCACTTAGAGGATCAAGAGCAAGATCTCTTTGTGATCGATATTGGTGGTGGTAGTACGGAATTTATTTTAGGGCATAAGAGTGCGATCAAAGCCGCTTATAGCCAAGATGTGGGTTGTGTCAATATGACTCGGAAGTTCTTTGCAAAAGGGGAGTTTACACGAGCGAATTATGAACAAGCATTCACCTATGTTGAATCAGAATTACAATCGCTACGTTATTTGATTCCATACAAAAATGCGCATTTTGTTGGGGCATCCGGTACGATTAAAACGCTTGGCACATTAGTCTCAGTTTTTGGTCCTCAAGAAGAATTTATTACCGCGGCATCGCTTGATCATCTAGTAGAGAAGTTTATTGAGCTTGGTAAAACTAAAAAAATTGCGAAGAGTTTTGATTTAAGTGAACCACGAGCCGATGTCGTTGGGGCTGGATTGGTCATTTTACAAGCTGCTTTTAAAACACTCTCTATTGAAAAAATGGCAGTGACCAATGTGGCGCTTCGAGAAGGTATTCTGTTTGACCTTTTAGGACGCGTCCATCAAAAAGATCGCCGAGATGAGACGATTCAGGCGTTAATTGCAAGATTAGGGGCGGATGAAGAGCAGGCTCGAAGAGTGGCGATTACTAGTATGAAATTGGTAAAGATGCTGAAAAATTCAAAAGGCGATCAGATTGAATTATCCGATGAAGCAGTTCGTTATCTCAAATGGGCTTCTTATCTTCACGAAATAGGTTTAGCAATTTCCCATCACCGACAATATAAACATTCTGCCTATCTGGTTGAGCACGCAGACTTAGACGGTTTTAGTAAGCAGGATCAGAAAATTTTAGCAACGATGATTCGTTATCAACAGCGGAAAATCGATCCTTCTGCTTTTGAAGGGATGCCCGATTACTTGCTACTGATAACCTGCTTACTTCGTATCTCTGTCCTATTCAATCGAGGTCGCTATTTGAAAGAATCCCCGAATGTGGAGATCTCCCTTTCGAAAGATGAGATCAAGTTACAATTTGAAAAAGGTTGGCTTAAAGAGCATCCCCTATTTAGAGAAGATCTTTTAAGTGAGCAGAAATATTTAAAGCAGATCGGCACAGCGCTTACGTGGTAGTTCTCTGTCAATAGCCGTAAACTGTTTGATCAGTACAATATACAATCAGAATAAAGATTTAAAATGGAAAGGGCGATGATCTGTCGCCCTTTTTGTCTGTGTGAAACTGACATCGAAATCGAAATTGTAATTGGAAGTAGATTATGATCGATTCTGAATCAGAAAATCTGGCACAATACCCGATTCTTCAATAAAAGGCATGGGATCTTTCCCGCGTAAGAAACCCCAATCGGCTTTTAGAAGCGTCTTACAGCCTGCCATATTGCCGCCTAAAATATCGGTATGCAGTGTATCACCTACCATAAGTACCCGAGCTGGATCAAAATCCCCAACGACAGATCGAATTCGCTCAAAAGCGGCATCGTATGTATTTGTAAAAGGTTTACCGCAATAGTAGATCTTAAGATCGGGAATTGCTTTTAATAATTCGATCGCATAGAAGCCTGGTTCCACTGAAAAGCTGTTTTCAAGCGGTGCGCTGATATCCGGATTACCGATAATGATCGGTCTTGCACGTTTTTGCAAAGCGTCTGTTAATCTCATTTGCCATTCATTATTCCAAACGCCGGCAGCGAGGAAGATAAATCCATCAACGGTATCGATATTATCTTGCGTCAAGAGTTCACATTTTGCCGGTAATCGTTCAATGAACGCATCTTCGCCCACAATCACGCCCCAAGTGCCACCTTGTTTTGTAAGGGGTAAGGTAGGGAGCAAGCGTTCAACCCCATCTCGAGATGAAACGATATACTCTGCCGGAATATCATATCCAAGCTTCGGGTATGCTTTCGCGCGTACATCTGTTGGATAAGAAGCCCCATTAGTGAGAATAAAGAGCTCTTTTCCTGCCGCTTTCAGTTGCTTTAGCGTATTGGGCATATGTTGAATGGCGCTACCACCGACATTGAGAACGCCAAAGCCATCGAGGAGTAAAATATCATACTGATCTTGAATCGAGAGCAGAGAATCGACCTTTTGCATTCTCTTTTCTGGCATCGCTTGATTCGGAAAGAGGCGCTTTGGGTTGTAATATTCGTGATAGAGGGACCAAACTTGAGCAAAATTGAGCATGCAGACTCCTATTTATGTAGTGTTATCTGAGAAAGCGCTGAGGAAGCGGTATGGGATTAGCAAGCGTTATTTTACCATAGCCATTGTCGGCTTCCCAATGAGAGGCTTGAAACGCCCTTTGAAGGGACAGAAGAAATTCGTCATCAGTTTTTTGAAACCTTTATTATCACTATTTGATTGAGATATCGAAGGTTAGATTTTTAAAACAGTAAGATAGCAATATATTTTTATTTCTCCCCCTCCTTTTTTATCAAGAAAGAGGATAGACTATGGAGATTATTAGCCACTTTGGGGTTTTTGTGCGTCGTTACAATGTTGTTGTAATTAAATTGTTTGCAAGTTATGTGATTCCTACTGTTCTTGCGATGTTTATTAGCGGGACTTATCAGATTGTTGATGGTTTCTTTGTGGGTCACTTTATTGGAGTTTCAGGATTAGCGGCAATTAATATCGGCTGGTCCTATATTACCCTTCTATTAGGCTTTGGTTTCTTGGTGGGCGTGGGGATTGGTAGCCTTTACTCTATTGCCAAAGGCGAAGAGGACGATGAGAAAGCACGAAAAATCCTTGGGCAAGCCCTATTTTTACAGTTTATCCCCGGTATTTTAATCGGAACCGCACTCTACTTTTTAGCCCCTTGGTTGGTTACTATTTTGGGTGTTGAAGGTACCGCAGCGGATATGGCGGAAATCTTTATCCGTGCATTCTCGTTTGCTGCCCCTTTTGTAATTGGAAGCCTTGCAATGCCTTTTATTGTGCGTAATGTGGGAACACCACTGCGCTCAACTTGTTACATTGCTGCCGGCGTAACGGTGAATATCCTACTCTCATTTTTGCTTATTTCTTACTTTAAGATCGGAATCTTAGGGGCCGCGCTTGCCAGTATCGGTGGTGAGATGGTGGCAATGGTGTTAGGAGGCTATTATGTGCTCAAGCAGAGTGAAGAGAAGTTCTCTTGGCATCACTTTAAGCCCGATTTTAAATTATTAGGTTCGATTTTGTTAACGGGTAGCTCGGCCTTTTTCACCTTTATCTATATCGGTTTTATTATGACGCTGCACCATAAATTCCTAATGGAATATGGGGGCACAGTTGCTGTGTCTGCGTATACGATCGCCGGATACCTATTAACGATCTACTACTTTGCAGTGGAAGGCGTTGCCAATGGCTCACAGCCGTTGATTAGCCGGTTTTATGGGGAGGAGCGGGTGCGCTCGGCGCGTTTTGTGACGCGATTGATGATCTATGTAGGATTAGGTTTAGGGATTATTATTACCGCATTATTGCTCATTTTCCCACGCTTCTTTACAAGCTGGTTCACGGATGATCCTGAGCTTGTTGCGGTTACGGTCTATGCGCTTCGTTTACATTTAGCAGTACTCTTTTTAGATGGGCTATTTGTGACCGCAACAATGTTCTTCCAAGCCATTGGAGAAGGGCAGAAAGCGCTCTTTATTTCGCTTGGAAATCTGCTGCTGCAAGTGCCTTTCCTCTTTATTCTGCCGAAATTCTGGGGGCTCGATGGTGTTTGGCTCACAATGCCGATCGCCACTGTGATCCTCGCGATTCCGGTAGCCTATATCTTCTATCACCGTTATCAACGGATCAATGATGATGAATTTGTTGTGGAATTAGGGGGATAGCGATTACCCTCATCTTTAATGAATTATTGAATGATTCATTGAATGAATCGGATTAAGATCCGTCAACGAATCGCTTTTTGACAGAGATTGTAATTAAACAGAATGCCTTTCTCTGTTGTTGCGTAAGTTTCTGCATCGCTCGGTGGGAGGTAAACTTCCTCATTGAGCGCAATCGTTGGCGCTAATACTTCAAGGCAGAGTTCAGGCTGTTGCTGATGATAGAGCGTCAGCGCTAAATCGCTACGAATCGAATCTTTGAGTATGAAATCAAGATAAAAATCGCATTGGGTTAATACTTTGTTTAGGATATTCTCTGCATCTGCATAGCGCTTTTGATCATAGAATTGCTTGAAGCGATTGCGCTCTTTTTGGATATTATTATGAGTGCAATAAGTGGGTGGAATTTTAAACTCTCCAAAGAGAAAGGCACGCGCACCACAATATTGTTGGCAAGCCTCACTATATTGCTCACTGAGAACATCTAGTCGTAGTTGATGGCCTTGCATCTTGAAAGATAAAAGGCATTGATCAGAAGTATCTTCATGAATTACAACACCGATCTGTTCGTTATTGTGAATCATATCTGCATCTCTAATATAACCATCTGCATAACAAGAATGACTATTCGCCCCAAGAATATCCACTTCAAAATATTGCCGATGTCGTTTTTCGGTAATCGTGAGCGTGCTACCGCCGTTATTCCCCACATATTTTCCCACAGGTAATTGCGCATAACCCCAATTAAGTAGGAGTGTGATAATCAGCAATGAAACTAGAAATGGCCATTTTTGCATTGTGATGATCTCGATAGTTTGAAGGCAATATTTATATCTGTTCGATATAGATTAGATTAACAGGCTTCTGTTTTTTGAGATACTTGGTAATCAATCAGTAGCGCAAGCGGTGTATTAATCAATGCGATTTTTGTGCTTTGAATAAAATGTTGATTACTCTCGATAGACTTTGAAATATTGAGCATTATAGGCATTTGCTGATCTCTAATATTCTGATATATCTCGGCGATAAAGTGAGGTGCAATGGGATTAGTAATATTGTTTTGTACTTGAATGATATGCGTGTTATAGAGTAGATCAGGTAGTTGTGCCCCTATGTAAATCTCGTGATAATGGCAAATTGATTCAACTTTCTCCCTAAAACCATCGCTATATTGATCACTCGCCATATAACCGAAAGGATCTTGATCTTTGTGCATTAATGCGCGGTAGAGTTCTAAACTATATCCTTGGATATCCCAATCATTGGACGCACTCTGTTGATCTTCTTTTTGTTGATGAATTAACTCAACAGAATCAGTGTGCATCACATTTATAAAAAGTAAGCGATTATTTAAGGTTTCAATAGAGATCCAAGGATGGATTGTTGAACTTTGGGTTAACTGCTTTGCAGCAGATTGCTGACTTTTAAGAGAGATCGGAAACCAAAGAGCGTTTTCGTGGCTCTGTAAGTGGATACAAATATGTCCCCAAAAAGCATCAATGGTCGAATTATTTACAAAGAAATGTCCAGTTCTAGGATACGCCCGTAAGGGATAATCGCCTCTTAATTCTTCGACACTTGTTTTAAATAAAAGCGCCATATCCCGTAGATCACGGATCTCGGGGAAAGCCGTGCCACTTTCCCAATTTTCAATGTCAATAACAGAAAGTTGTAGTTCTTTTGCTAGAGTTTCTTGTGAGTATTGTAGTGCTTGTCGAAATTGTTGTATGAGCATTCATCGATCCCCTCTTTTAAGGTTGAGCTAATAACTGCTCAATACGCGTTTTGATCCGATTACAAACATCCCCTGCTAAAGACGGGTTTTGGATAATTTTTCTGAAGTTTTTCCCAATGCCAAATAATGCTGCTCTTTTTCTATAGTCTTGAGGGGACTCTTCTTGCAAAGAAGGCATGTCTTCGCCGATGTAGAGCGCTATTACACCAAGGGATATGGTATTTTTTCTTGTTTTAGCACGATTGTAAAAAGAGAGGGAGATGTTTTTATAATCCTTACCTTTAGGCTTTTGTAGCCATAACTCTAAACTGCTAGGTGTAATCTCTTTTGCCGAA contains:
- a CDS encoding Ppx/GppA phosphatase family protein, with translation MKDDIYAVIDLGSNSFHMAVMQEDNGRILVVDRIKEMVQLGYGLLDGGGLDPVVRERALHCLRKFRERLVTIAPSNRRAVGTLTLRKLKDPSFIREAEQALGMPIDIISGREEARLIYLGVSQYIHLEDQEQDLFVIDIGGGSTEFILGHKSAIKAAYSQDVGCVNMTRKFFAKGEFTRANYEQAFTYVESELQSLRYLIPYKNAHFVGASGTIKTLGTLVSVFGPQEEFITAASLDHLVEKFIELGKTKKIAKSFDLSEPRADVVGAGLVILQAAFKTLSIEKMAVTNVALREGILFDLLGRVHQKDRRDETIQALIARLGADEEQARRVAITSMKLVKMLKNSKGDQIELSDEAVRYLKWASYLHEIGLAISHHRQYKHSAYLVEHADLDGFSKQDQKILATMIRYQQRKIDPSAFEGMPDYLLLITCLLRISVLFNRGRYLKESPNVEISLSKDEIKLQFEKGWLKEHPLFREDLLSEQKYLKQIGTALTW
- a CDS encoding HAD-IIA family hydrolase produces the protein MLNFAQVWSLYHEYYNPKRLFPNQAMPEKRMQKVDSLLSIQDQYDILLLDGFGVLNVGGSAIQHMPNTLKQLKAAGKELFILTNGASYPTDVRAKAYPKLGYDIPAEYIVSSRDGVERLLPTLPLTKQGGTWGVIVGEDAFIERLPAKCELLTQDNIDTVDGFIFLAAGVWNNEWQMRLTDALQKRARPIIIGNPDISAPLENSFSVEPGFYAIELLKAIPDLKIYYCGKPFTNTYDAAFERIRSVVGDFDPARVLMVGDTLHTDILGGNMAGCKTLLKADWGFLRGKDPMPFIEESGIVPDFLIQNRS
- a CDS encoding MATE family efflux transporter, with the protein product MEIISHFGVFVRRYNVVVIKLFASYVIPTVLAMFISGTYQIVDGFFVGHFIGVSGLAAINIGWSYITLLLGFGFLVGVGIGSLYSIAKGEEDDEKARKILGQALFLQFIPGILIGTALYFLAPWLVTILGVEGTAADMAEIFIRAFSFAAPFVIGSLAMPFIVRNVGTPLRSTCYIAAGVTVNILLSFLLISYFKIGILGAALASIGGEMVAMVLGGYYVLKQSEEKFSWHHFKPDFKLLGSILLTGSSAFFTFIYIGFIMTLHHKFLMEYGGTVAVSAYTIAGYLLTIYYFAVEGVANGSQPLISRFYGEERVRSARFVTRLMIYVGLGLGIIITALLLIFPRFFTSWFTDDPELVAVTVYALRLHLAVLFLDGLFVTATMFFQAIGEGQKALFISLGNLLLQVPFLFILPKFWGLDGVWLTMPIATVILAIPVAYIFYHRYQRINDDEFVVELGG
- a CDS encoding helix-turn-helix domain-containing protein → MLIQQFRQALQYSQETLAKELQLSVIDIENWESGTAFPEIRDLRDMALLFKTSVEELRGDYPLRAYPRTGHFFVNNSTIDAFWGHICIHLQSHENALWFPISLKSQQSAAKQLTQSSTIHPWISIETLNNRLLFINVMHTDSVELIHQQKEDQQSASNDWDIQGYSLELYRALMHKDQDPFGYMASDQYSDGFREKVESICHYHEIYIGAQLPDLLYNTHIIQVQNNITNPIAPHFIAEIYQNIRDQQMPIMLNISKSIESNQHFIQSTKIALINTPLALLIDYQVSQKTEAC